In the genome of Crassostrea angulata isolate pt1a10 chromosome 6, ASM2561291v2, whole genome shotgun sequence, the window ttcgatcaaattcacacagcattcaacttttagtcatgacgtcatcaatgtgtaaatccacgtaatacaaactaatttctgaaaaaatggtttcagtttttttatttgtttttggtttacgcttcgttgcttagatatttgaatatgtacataataactcagatttgtgatttcacggcaTTACATGCAACTCAGATTCCACAtacttccttaacacccccgcgcagTCAGCGATTTGTTATACAAATGTTTCCTTGGCGTCCAGAGGTCTGCTGATGGCTCGAATTATGaaccaaatatattttttaaaaatcatttgtagAATAATGAAATATGGTTTACAAATGGTTTCTAGTTTTGAATTGAAAGAAAGgataaaagcaaaacaaaaagatCTGAAAAGCCAGGAGATTTGCAAATTATCCAAAAAACCAGATGCAATAACGAGCAGAGGAATGAATAAATTATGGGATAAGAGCTGTTTGGTAAAAGCAATCCGGAGAGCGTAAACAATTCCATGTGGCTTTTTAACACTATACTTTTTGGCCTCAGGGGCTCCGACAAACACATATCAATGTTATTGGGAAATCTTTTATACGAAAAGACAGCAGCGTTGCTGAATCGTTTGCGTTGTAAAACCAAAAATGTCCCACTTTTTAGAAGTTTCTGGTCGTTGTCGGATAAGAATgaacaagttttacaaaaacaataacCTCTTATTTCTCCAATACCTATGAACCGTTTCACTTGCCAACTCACACTCAGCAAGGCGCGATGGCACACGAAGACCAATAGTTCAAAAAACACCCCATATCTGTCAATAAATTAGGATCGATAATGAAAAGAATTAATTACCATTTCAGCAGGGGTTGTTGACGAGAAACACACTTGGTTCAAAATTTCACTGTAGGATTTTCTCTGGCATTGCAGCTGAATCCCATATCGAACTCAGAAACGTTGCACTAGGAACGATATAGCAGAAAGTATGGGTTGTATTCAGACACTTTTTCAGGAAGTAAAGTTCTATCTTGGCCAAAACCTCAAAACACTTCACTAATGAaagatatatattattttcagaaatatcATAAAGTTTATTACAGATCTTTGATATGTATCTATAGATAACTATATGATGCACCAGTTGAGACCAAATGTTTAGCTCTAAAAATCTTGTTCGCAGCCAAATGTCACATTTAGATATTCATAAACACTTAGTTTTTGGTAAGCCATTGCAAATACCCTTACTGAACCTCAACTTACTAGATCTTAAATCCGCCAGTCCGTGCTGTATCAAATGGATTCGAAAGTGCAGAGAGAACGACGCATTTGATACTTCTTACAagtatttatgtaaatatatatccaTTTTGTATCAACCCTCTATTCCCCACATTGCTGAATCTGCAGTAACGTGATCCTGTTTTTACGTGTTGTGGattatatttcttaattgtGGTATCCTTATCAGTGTCGTTCGTATGCGTTACGATCTACCTTATTTTTTTATGACGAAAACATGTGTTTTCGTATAATAACAGCTTAGTGTACTATTTTGGGCATAACTGTTTATCTTGTAAGTAGTAAGATACAACATTGAACTCAAAAATGATATGCatctgtattaaaatatttgtttgcagTTAGTCTTTTTCAGGCTGTGctaatttgtaaataaagtaACTTGCTTAGTTGTGTAAAGCGTCAATATTTAGAAGAATATTTCATCTAAGGCCGTAAGTGTTAGTAAAGTATTTCAGCCATCTAACCATACGGACATTCAAACTATACGGTCATTTGGGTGTTTCTAATCTTTATATTGTCTGATAAGGGATATTTGTCCAGGTACATCTAATAGCTGAGCACAAATGTATGTGTTCACTTTTAATATTCTTTTTggacaatttttctttttatttgtatCCGTTTGGAGTTCATTTGCAAATCTGAGTACATATCCACTGTATTTTTACGCTTTATTAATATGTAGCTGTAAATTACCTTTAAGGAACAGTTTTTAACTTTAAGCTTTTATTACATGCAACTTTTCCACTCTGTGTTATTTTAAGTTATCAATTAGTTGGTAAAACAGATTTatacttctctttttttttacttgatgAATACCTATTGTTTAAACAGTTGCATGCAACATGACTTGAATCATTTTGTCTGATGATTCACTGCAAAATGGTAAACTATGATACACCCAAGGCTTAGATAAATGTCAACATTCTTCATATCTATCACCTTCCAAATTCTCACTTTCATCCTTACAAGGATTGTTTGGATTTTGTTGGCATTGCATAAGGTTTTTGATCTGGTTCACAATTTGGATAATCATAATCCTGGGAAACGACAGACAGCCTCAAATCGGTATAGTTGTGTTCATTAACCTGTCCACGTTGTTGTATATTTCCTTCCTCCTCGGTGAACGATAAACTTGAAAGCCGCTCGTACCTCCGCTCTTCTTCGACATTTTCTATTAAAGTATAGAACATGTGGCTACAATACTTACATATGAGAGTTTTATATATGACTGcggaaaaataaaacagtgaATTAAAGAAAAAGGGATATGCAGAAAATTGTTTATTTGGGTATATAATTTGCAAAACATACCTGTTTGGTTCTCGTTTGTCACGTTAATTTCTTTCCTCTGGATACATTTTTTGTATAACCTTTGgaccaacaaaattaaatcgTGTCATTTAGAAACACAATAATAAtaacataacaaaatattttgatgtaatttCAATGGAATTATATAAGATATAGTAACCATAACAAGTtgacatatatttattttgaatatatggTACTAGTAGGGTGTTTGTATATCTACCAGAATTTAGTTAAAATCAGTGGACCAATAAGAACTACTATAATTGCAATTCCGGTAAGAGTTAGCGTCGTATCCCATCCATCACCTGTAAGACAAACTTGATCGTCATATCAGCaaatattgttgttttcaaTTGAACAAATCGATATCATTTAAGATTAAATTGTtgtaaaaatcttattgtaGTCCAGAGCAGCTTAACTTTTCTTTCTTTATGATCATGATAACTTTCGAATGTTTATGATACATTTACACTATTGATTGAACTTAGCCTCCTTGTAAATAAGAGACTTCGTTCCTTCCCTgatattcttaaaaatcaaatcaagagCAATTCAGAAACGTGGGTATCGTTAAAACGATAAAGAAAATTTACTTcttctgtcattttttttcctccataaaatgtattataatatttttgcgTGAAACAGAGacttgttttcaaatttcagttttcagtttattattatatattattataaatactaTCTATCATTACGTATACAGCAGGCACCATACAAATCATAAAGATTATTGCGTGTCTAACAGAAACCTAATGTTATATATCTTAAGCTTACTTTTTCTACATCCAGTCTTTAAATCACACTGGTATAAAGGACAATCACATTTGCTGCGACACAGTCTTCCATAATAAAATGGGACACATGTTCCAGTACAGTTAACCCCAAACGTACCTGGTTGACACTCTAATAGATACgtacattatcaaaaaaaaatcatgaaaaaaattaacatctgtaaagaaaattaatttcaatcattttaaagCAATGGGTTTGGGTCAAACAATTCTTACCAATACATGATCCGTGTTGatctttataataattcatACAGCATCTAAACATATGATTAAAATACTGCTGTCAGTTAATGAAAATTGTATTAATACTACATTGGAATCATTTTTAGTTGCAGGGGTCAATATTTCTGGTAAGCCACAGATTTCTTGGTTGGTGGGGACGTAATTCGTTGGTATCAAGTTCTATTTCGTAAATCAATATTAAACAAACGCCTGTTCATACGTAcatggggatgtaaattcgttgGCAAGGGTTGCTCACGAATgccacgaacattggtccccacaaacaatgatgattccacagtatttcacttagaaacatgttttattttcaatttattatctTACCTTTCGTTACATCTTTGATTATAACAAGCTCCAATTAAAACGCagacaattaaattagaaaagaATTGTAAATgttgtttcatttattttttcatatattatatgaatacactgtgtttcaaatatttttctaacCATTTAAGCGTTTAAGTCCACCCTTCCTGTTCAATACATGTTTGGTCATTAAGGATATGTTTAGATATAACGTTATTTTAAACCAGTATTTAATGTCGAATTTCCGGTTAAAAATATGCTTTTTGGAATTAATTCTGCTAGTTATTAAGTAAGATCAACTCATAGATTAATGAGAAGCAgacagtgttttttttaatattttcatttcagctTATGTATACTTGATTGTTTTAAACCAAAATCTAGTAAACAATAAACCAGTATATAGGAAGATgcataaatttcatatttaaaggctgtgaatttctactgaaataataaaaagacaAAGGAAAAAAGGTGCTTTGTTTTTTAATCATACATTTTGTTGTACGTAACCAAACCCTGTCTGGTTACGTTGATTATATGAattttgtatatgtatgtatatgtatatattttatattatcttcacaaaatatatttcattgccATCACACTGTCTtcttaatatgttttttttatataatatcaatgaCCTGAATAAATGCGTTACATTATTAAATATGTGttcaatataaaaatgattaaattctataaataaactgttataattcgttaaaaattaaaatatcaatgtattATAATTAGTAGATTGCGTTTTGACTACAAAATGATGTATCGAATGTGAttaagaaagattttttttctaaaactagTCCTAAGTGGAATGTATTAATACCACGAATACCCccataaagttaaaaaaagaaaaagaaatatccagcagcttctaaaatattttttaatatgatatttattcTACTTATTATCCATTGATACCTAAAAGGCATAATTGTATTCTTTATGCTCATCTTCATTGATGCAATATAAAAGCAaacataatttgttatattgaaaattgaatttatgtTAGCCCTTAAATCAACCTGGATAAGAAGAATTTTTCATTCCTTGCCTAAATGGATACATATTTTAGAAGCTGAAATGAATACTAGTGTTAGCAACTTATGGTGAAGAGGTACTGAATATACtttcaaaatatgtaaattaaaacataattgttTCTGGAAAAAAGTACTCCTGAGCTGGACCAAAATAACTGTTTGCCAGATAACTATAAAAGAATTAATTGCTTTGTAAAACAATacttttttcctttaaattcaAACCTATCCATAAACTTGACTTTTTTTAGTCTCAGTAACATAATTGCTGACAGATTTCTTATTCAGAAATTGATGCTATtaaaaaactgcaaatattcAGAAGATGAAAAAGATTAGAAAACATTGTGTGATTTACTgtattttactgattttaagtAGCATATATATTAACTATTATAGTATTTAGGAACCCAATATCCATTTCAATTATCATTATAAGAAAGATGCACATAGCTGATTTATGTTTGATGTGCATGTTTGATGTGCATGATGTGATTgcctgtttgtttgttttttctctttttctttctctctcatatataactcttttgcaaaatattatgctatatattaattttttgaaccatgtgaaattgtaaaatagttttcaataaaatgtttcaaagaaaattgttaaattaaaaacttgGAAAATGAACACCACTTGTTTTTTGTGCAAAAAATTGTTAgcaaaaacttatttttaattatagttGTTTAACCTTGAAActtataagaaattaaaaatgatttaaagtaAACACATTCGGGTGATAAATTTTTGTCTGATCATAAGAATGTaatgatatttaaacaataacaaactgttatACACAGGATATTTACTAAGATAacttaaacattaatttttaataatattttttgtcgATTTGAAATAGTGATATCTCCTTgtactttcaaaaaaaaatatttcagaaatttaaaatatttgaaaatgtaaCAATAACGCTCAAAATGTGAAGAGTAattgaaaaagtttacagatcTGGCAAGAGGATCATCCTTGttagtaaaaacaaaaacaatatatttataaatgtacaatAGAAATGGATACTGTTGAGATCCGTTTCTTTCGGACCTTTTTAAATCACAACTAACAGACACGTAGTCTAACCCTTATCAAAATGCAGTATTAATGTAAACCACAAAAATAGAGAAGGAAAAACAACAGTTACTGTGATTTATCTCTCTCTCAAACAAATAACTCCACAAAGGAATGCCGTTTGCTCAAGATCACTCAGCATGGAAAACGTCTATGATAACTCAGCAAGAGTACAGACACATCTACATAGCTTGTCGTCCAGAGTACATCTAGCAACCTTCCAAATCCTCTAAGCAAgttaatgtaaaatgaaatcaaaccTGCCAAACAGGTTTTTTCCAGTAAACTACTACAGCCAGTGACCACCCACGCAAgcaaaaatatagaaatagttCAAATGTTTAGAAATACAAAATTGAGATACTAGAACCTAGCCAAAATTATGGAAGTATGCCTGGTACATTACTTGTTTCAATTGCGTGTAATATTGAGATTgttatgaaatgtttttttgcaatgcatgtatataaGAGAGAACAAGATTTTAGAACCTGTGTCTTGTCCttttgacatattttgttaacaaaaaGTATCCATTTCAATAATGGCATTGAAAACTAATAATTAATTTGATGGACCAAGGgatgtttttcatttatttttacgcATATCTATTAATATTactgt includes:
- the LOC128187710 gene encoding uncharacterized protein LOC128187710; its protein translation is MKQHLQFFSNLIVCVLIGACYNQRCNERCCMNYYKDQHGSCIECQPGTFGVNCTGTCVPFYYGRLCRSKCDCPLYQCDLKTGCRKSDGWDTTLTLTGIAIIVVLIGPLILTKFWLYKKCIQRKEINVTNENQTENVEEERRYERLSSLSFTEEEGNIQQRGQVNEHNYTDLRLSVVSQDYDYPNCEPDQKPYAMPTKSKQSL